A genomic window from Halorubrum trapanicum includes:
- a CDS encoding HD domain-containing protein, which translates to MVPVGVEIKETEVSDEDFEEMKGFVRDYLAASVEGEDDGGRMRWYPWHSASYRFNHILNVVDLATEIAEAEGADVDVVRVAAVFHDVAKLEAEQDVHAEAGARVTREYLQSRGNYPESFIEEVCGAVVDHSYTGDLDDVPLESRCLIEADVLDKVGANGAVLMLLRMGYESRTHMDAAKMVDRVLQRAHDHTERVVSDTAESIAHQRIKRVKWLREWLEEEVSRMDAEGVTDR; encoded by the coding sequence GTGGTCCCGGTGGGCGTCGAAATTAAGGAAACGGAGGTGAGCGACGAGGATTTCGAGGAGATGAAGGGGTTCGTCCGCGACTACCTCGCGGCCAGCGTCGAGGGCGAGGACGACGGCGGACGGATGCGCTGGTACCCGTGGCACTCGGCGTCGTACCGGTTCAACCACATCCTCAACGTCGTCGACCTCGCGACGGAAATCGCCGAGGCCGAGGGCGCCGACGTGGACGTCGTGCGGGTCGCGGCCGTCTTCCACGATGTCGCGAAGCTGGAGGCCGAACAGGACGTCCACGCGGAGGCCGGCGCGCGCGTCACCCGCGAGTACCTCCAGAGCCGCGGCAACTACCCCGAGTCGTTCATCGAGGAGGTGTGCGGGGCGGTCGTCGACCACTCGTACACGGGCGACCTCGACGACGTGCCCTTGGAGAGCCGGTGTCTGATCGAGGCCGACGTGCTCGACAAGGTCGGCGCCAACGGCGCCGTCCTCATGCTGTTGCGGATGGGGTACGAGTCGCGCACGCACATGGACGCCGCGAAGATGGTCGACCGCGTGCTCCAGCGCGCCCACGACCACACCGAGCGCGTCGTCTCCGACACCGCCGAGAGCATCGCGCACCAGCGCATCAAGCGCGTGAAGTGGCTCCGCGAGTGGCTCGAAGAGGAGGTCTCGCGAATGGACGCCGAAGGCGTTACCGACCGCTGA
- a CDS encoding COG1361 S-layer family protein, producing the protein MSRSTRLATAALAAVAVSALLVGVSLAGAAAPSAGTAGGGDAAALSGIDGPNAEGSVAQTSDPTPRQVRGSPVLELFLSRGSVPSGAESTVTVDIVNTGEMEIGNQLDSRVTTARGLTLEIDDSDVPIDVEDGEIPVGDVSTAASPVPVELDVTVPDDVPDGRYEVEATARYRYTFEIIPEFNDHKDRRGIDDFDLTIVVDDGARFAVLETDTDAQVGGSGDVTVTMANVGDETARDAVVSGTTTSPGVRLGAGEGGGQSFVGDWAPGENRTVTFDSSVSEAFGGGAYALSSTVDYRNPNGIDEAAAPARAGVVPLREQAFSLDDVSGTLEVGYSGTVSGTITNEGPLDVENAVLVADSGSNRVSLGESRYALPTIPAGESANFTFDVDVSGSADPGPRQFRFTTEYESGDATLAAEETRRVEVAPRQPEFDLAVDNATIPAGETRRINATITNQRPETLSSINAGLYADSPLTAVNDEAFVDELEPGESARIWFEVSAAGSASVEEHPIELDFRYDDERGNDRISDVAQVPVTVTAAADDGGTPAGLIAVGVLLVVAAVGGAVWYRRR; encoded by the coding sequence ATGAGTCGGTCGACGCGGCTCGCGACCGCCGCGCTCGCCGCCGTCGCGGTGAGCGCGTTACTCGTCGGCGTCTCGCTCGCGGGCGCCGCGGCCCCGAGCGCGGGGACGGCGGGCGGCGGCGACGCCGCGGCGCTCTCCGGGATCGACGGCCCGAACGCGGAGGGCTCCGTCGCGCAGACGAGCGATCCCACTCCCCGACAGGTCCGCGGGTCGCCCGTGTTGGAGCTGTTCCTCTCCCGGGGGTCGGTGCCCAGCGGCGCGGAGTCGACCGTGACGGTCGACATCGTCAACACCGGCGAGATGGAGATCGGCAACCAGCTCGACTCACGGGTCACGACCGCTCGCGGGCTCACCCTCGAGATCGACGACAGTGACGTGCCGATCGACGTCGAGGACGGCGAGATCCCGGTCGGCGACGTTTCGACCGCCGCGAGCCCGGTCCCCGTCGAGCTAGACGTGACCGTGCCCGACGACGTGCCCGACGGCAGGTACGAGGTGGAGGCGACCGCCCGCTACCGGTACACCTTCGAGATAATCCCCGAGTTCAACGACCACAAGGACCGGCGCGGCATCGACGACTTCGACCTGACCATCGTGGTCGACGACGGCGCGCGGTTCGCGGTGTTGGAGACCGACACCGACGCGCAGGTCGGCGGGAGCGGCGACGTGACGGTCACGATGGCGAACGTCGGCGACGAGACCGCGCGCGACGCCGTCGTCTCCGGAACGACGACCAGCCCGGGCGTCCGGCTCGGGGCCGGCGAGGGCGGCGGCCAGTCCTTCGTCGGCGACTGGGCGCCCGGCGAGAACCGGACGGTGACGTTCGACTCGTCGGTCAGCGAGGCGTTCGGCGGCGGCGCGTACGCGCTCTCCTCGACCGTCGACTACCGGAATCCGAACGGGATCGACGAGGCCGCGGCGCCCGCGCGCGCCGGCGTCGTCCCGCTCCGCGAGCAGGCGTTCTCGCTGGACGACGTCTCCGGGACGCTCGAGGTCGGGTACTCGGGGACGGTCTCCGGCACGATCACGAACGAGGGACCGCTCGACGTCGAGAACGCGGTCCTCGTCGCCGACTCCGGGAGCAACCGCGTGAGCCTCGGCGAGAGCCGGTACGCGCTTCCGACGATCCCGGCCGGCGAGTCTGCGAACTTCACCTTCGACGTCGACGTGAGCGGGAGCGCCGACCCCGGCCCGCGACAGTTCCGGTTCACGACCGAGTACGAGAGCGGCGACGCGACGCTCGCGGCCGAGGAGACCCGCCGCGTCGAGGTGGCGCCCCGCCAGCCCGAGTTTGACCTCGCGGTCGACAACGCCACGATTCCGGCCGGCGAGACCCGGCGGATCAACGCCACGATCACGAACCAGCGCCCGGAGACCCTCTCGTCGATCAACGCCGGCCTCTACGCCGACAGCCCGCTGACGGCGGTCAACGACGAGGCGTTCGTCGACGAGCTCGAACCGGGCGAGTCCGCGAGGATCTGGTTCGAGGTGTCGGCCGCGGGGAGCGCGAGCGTGGAGGAACACCCGATAGAACTCGACTTCCGGTACGACGACGAACGGGGCAACGACCGCATCTCGGACGTCGCGCAGGTCCCGGTCACCGTGACCGCCGCCGCCGACGACGGCGGGACGCCCGCGGGCCTGATCGCCGTCGGCGTCCTCCTCGTCGTCGCCGCGGTCGGCGGCGCCGTCTGGTACCGACGGCGGTGA
- a CDS encoding YqjF family protein translates to MLGRRLLEMTWRDALFCHWPVDPAVVSATLPDRLSVATHRGDAYLSVVAFVMDDIRPRGAPVGLSFPELNLRTYVGGPDGPGVYFYNLDAADRIGVAAARRLFALPYYRAAMDVSRPEAPDRSERASAPVRFTSRRTHPGVPHARFDATYEPTGEAFAAEPGSPDEFLAENYRFYAAGNRLYRGEIAHDPWRLREATVDLRANTLFEANGFDRPDGDPIVRYAEPIEVGADRIRSV, encoded by the coding sequence ATGCTCGGCCGCCGCTTGCTGGAGATGACGTGGCGCGACGCGCTGTTCTGTCACTGGCCCGTCGATCCCGCCGTCGTCTCCGCCACGCTCCCCGACCGGCTCTCGGTCGCCACCCACCGAGGCGACGCGTACCTGAGCGTCGTCGCCTTCGTGATGGACGACATCCGTCCGCGCGGGGCGCCCGTCGGGCTCTCGTTCCCGGAGCTCAACCTCCGGACCTACGTCGGGGGCCCCGACGGTCCGGGCGTCTACTTCTACAACCTCGACGCGGCCGACCGGATCGGCGTCGCGGCCGCGCGGCGTCTGTTCGCGCTCCCGTACTACCGCGCGGCGATGGACGTGTCTCGCCCCGAAGCCCCCGATCGCTCGGAGCGCGCGAGCGCCCCCGTTCGGTTCACCAGCCGCCGGACCCACCCCGGCGTGCCCCACGCGCGGTTCGACGCGACCTACGAGCCGACGGGCGAGGCGTTCGCGGCCGAGCCGGGGTCGCCCGACGAGTTCCTCGCCGAGAACTACCGGTTCTACGCCGCGGGGAACCGACTGTACCGCGGGGAGATCGCTCACGACCCGTGGCGGCTCCGGGAGGCGACCGTCGACCTCCGGGCGAACACCCTGTTCGAGGCGAACGGGTTCGACCGGCCCGACGGCGACCCGATCGTCCGCTACGCGGAGCCGATCGAGGTGGGCGCGGACCGGATCCGATCGGTCTGA
- a CDS encoding RND family transporter, protein MTAADRVIERIDRVVTERPLAVIAVFLLVTAGFAGGLTGIETSAGADQFTQDIPAQRALDEIDEEFETSIGGSATSAQVIVSDDNVLSRDALVRTLETQHRLESRSTLRVASTSSHADAIARQLEPDAASAAERRDAVAEATPAELRTAIADADATGAIAAQVSVDYNPTAQAADTAIVGITYDLPESATTARVTELQTRSVDVVDSVPGNEAGENAILFGDGVLQSEITALLTDTAIIVFPAALILIVGFLIFSYRDPFDMAIGIAALLLSLLWTFGFMGYAGIPFSDSLVTVFPLLLAVGIDFGIHIVNRYREERSTGTGIEASMRTTTDQLLIAFLLVTITTVFGLVSNVVSPFDPNRDFGIVAAAGITFTLIIFGVFLPAAKVLSDRWRERLPIPTFGTSALGAGGSRLARVLHVGVDLSRIAPVAVVALLLVGGAVGGAYGTGVNTEFSEEAFFPDQERLETYADLPEPFAPTEYTFLDVLTLFEEEFEQDFVGSVTLYIDQSVRDDTSLELIDRTTRNPPDTFATTDERRAQATSVVTVIEDRAERDPEFAALVERNDRLGNGVPDRNVDEVYDALLDSSAEGRARGYVAADRGSARIDYTIRPGVDNSEAVADVRELAERTPLEAVPTGSLVVNEAVIDLLTESAIRSLFAAFGLTALFLALSYAYLEGKAVYGLLNLVPVLVTVGLLVGSMRLFAIPLTPINAPILSVSIGLGVDYTVHFVHRFVDEYKRGLPIDEALDVTIAGTGGALTGSMLTTVSGLGVLWLAVIPLLRDFGVLLALGVFYAYLCSILLVPSLVVVWDRYGGLVGLGLDDGLRGSGAERGR, encoded by the coding sequence GTGACCGCGGCCGACCGGGTGATCGAGCGGATCGACCGCGTCGTCACCGAGCGGCCGCTGGCGGTGATCGCCGTGTTTCTCCTCGTCACGGCCGGCTTCGCCGGCGGGCTGACCGGCATCGAGACGAGCGCGGGGGCGGACCAGTTCACGCAGGACATCCCCGCTCAGCGGGCGCTCGACGAGATCGACGAGGAGTTCGAGACGTCCATCGGCGGCTCCGCGACATCGGCGCAGGTGATCGTCTCCGACGACAACGTCCTCTCCCGCGACGCCTTGGTCCGGACCCTGGAGACCCAACACAGGCTGGAGTCGCGGTCGACGCTCCGGGTCGCGTCCACGTCGAGCCACGCGGACGCGATCGCGCGGCAGTTGGAGCCGGACGCGGCGAGCGCGGCCGAGCGCCGCGACGCGGTGGCCGAGGCGACGCCCGCGGAACTGCGGACCGCGATCGCCGACGCCGACGCGACCGGCGCGATCGCGGCGCAGGTGTCGGTCGACTACAACCCCACCGCGCAGGCGGCCGACACCGCGATCGTGGGGATCACCTACGACCTGCCCGAATCGGCGACGACGGCGCGGGTGACCGAGCTTCAGACCCGAAGCGTCGACGTCGTCGACTCCGTCCCCGGCAACGAGGCCGGCGAGAACGCGATCCTCTTCGGCGACGGCGTCCTCCAGTCGGAGATCACCGCGCTGCTGACGGACACCGCGATCATCGTGTTCCCGGCGGCGCTAATCCTGATCGTCGGCTTCCTGATCTTCTCGTACCGCGACCCGTTCGACATGGCGATCGGGATCGCCGCGCTGCTCCTGTCGCTCCTGTGGACCTTCGGCTTCATGGGGTACGCCGGGATTCCGTTCTCCGACTCGCTGGTGACCGTCTTCCCGCTGTTGCTCGCGGTCGGGATCGACTTCGGGATCCACATCGTCAACCGCTACCGCGAGGAGCGGTCGACCGGGACCGGGATCGAGGCGTCGATGCGGACGACGACGGACCAGCTGCTTATCGCCTTCCTGCTGGTGACGATCACCACGGTGTTCGGGCTCGTCTCAAACGTCGTGAGCCCGTTCGACCCCAACCGCGACTTCGGGATCGTCGCGGCCGCCGGGATCACGTTCACGCTGATCATCTTCGGGGTCTTCCTCCCGGCCGCGAAGGTGCTCTCCGACCGGTGGCGCGAGCGGCTCCCGATCCCGACGTTCGGCACGAGCGCGCTCGGCGCCGGCGGGTCCCGGCTCGCGCGCGTCCTCCACGTCGGCGTCGACCTCTCGCGGATCGCCCCCGTCGCGGTCGTCGCCCTCCTCCTCGTCGGCGGGGCGGTCGGCGGCGCCTACGGGACCGGCGTGAACACGGAGTTCTCCGAGGAGGCGTTCTTCCCCGACCAAGAGCGGTTGGAGACGTACGCGGACCTCCCGGAGCCGTTCGCGCCGACGGAGTACACGTTCCTCGACGTGTTGACCCTCTTCGAGGAGGAGTTCGAACAGGACTTCGTGGGGTCGGTGACGCTGTACATCGACCAGTCCGTCAGAGACGACACCTCGCTGGAGCTGATCGACCGGACCACGCGCAACCCCCCCGACACCTTCGCGACGACCGACGAGCGGCGCGCGCAGGCGACGAGCGTCGTCACCGTGATCGAGGACCGGGCGGAGCGGGACCCCGAGTTCGCGGCGCTCGTCGAGCGCAACGACCGCCTCGGCAACGGCGTGCCCGACCGGAACGTCGACGAGGTGTACGACGCGCTCCTCGACTCCTCCGCGGAGGGTCGCGCGCGCGGCTACGTGGCCGCCGACCGCGGCAGCGCGCGGATCGACTACACGATCCGCCCGGGCGTCGACAACTCCGAGGCGGTCGCGGACGTGCGCGAGCTCGCCGAGCGGACCCCCCTTGAGGCCGTGCCGACCGGCTCCCTCGTCGTCAACGAGGCGGTGATCGACTTACTGACCGAGTCGGCGATCCGCAGCCTCTTCGCCGCCTTCGGGCTCACGGCGCTGTTCCTGGCGCTGTCGTACGCGTACCTCGAAGGGAAGGCGGTGTACGGGCTCCTCAACCTCGTCCCCGTCCTCGTCACGGTCGGGCTGCTCGTCGGGTCGATGCGGCTCTTCGCCATTCCGCTGACGCCGATCAACGCGCCGATCCTCTCCGTTTCGATCGGGCTCGGGGTCGACTACACCGTCCACTTCGTCCACCGGTTCGTCGACGAGTACAAGCGGGGACTCCCGATCGACGAGGCGCTCGACGTCACCATCGCCGGGACGGGCGGCGCGCTCACCGGCAGCATGCTCACCACGGTCTCCGGGCTCGGCGTCCTGTGGCTCGCCGTCATTCCCCTGCTCCGCGACTTCGGCGTCCTGCTCGCGCTGGGCGTGTTCTACGCGTACCTCTGTTCGATCCTGCTCGTCCCGTCGCTCGTCGTCGTGTGGGACCGGTACGGCGGGCTGGTCGGTCTCGGTCTCGACGACGGGCTCCGCGGGTCCGGCGCCGAGCGCGGGCGCTGA
- a CDS encoding Glu/Leu/Phe/Val dehydrogenase: MADDPFENMLAQMDRAEEYADVDHGVFERLKHPERTLKVTLPVRLESGEVEVFEGYRCQFDSARGPFKGGVRFHPSVTQREVEALAGWMTWKTALVDLPYGGAKGGVICEPKELTDQDLERLTRRYTEGIRRMIGPETDVPAPDMNTNPQTMAWMMDTYSMYEGHSIPQVVTGKPLEIGGTPGRVEATGRGVSLVTERLFEYLDRDLSDASVAIQGFGNVGSNAARLLDESGANVVATSDVSGAAYDPDGLDVAALGAHVDAGGLIEEYVAGEYRGNADGSGWDDPDAITNAELLTLDVDILIPAAVEGVITADNVDDLRASAVVEAANGPTTVAADEALSERDIQVVPDILANAGGVIVSYLEWVQNAQEFSWPLETVNAELERRIGTAFDETIEQYDTKDLPDLRTAAYTLALERTARAHEYRGLFP; this comes from the coding sequence ATGGCCGACGACCCGTTCGAGAACATGCTCGCCCAGATGGACCGCGCCGAGGAGTACGCAGACGTGGATCACGGGGTGTTCGAGCGGCTCAAACACCCGGAGCGCACGCTGAAGGTGACGCTCCCGGTCAGGTTAGAGTCCGGCGAGGTCGAGGTGTTCGAGGGGTACCGCTGTCAGTTCGACAGCGCCCGCGGGCCGTTCAAGGGCGGCGTCCGGTTCCACCCCTCGGTCACCCAGCGCGAGGTCGAGGCGCTCGCCGGGTGGATGACCTGGAAGACGGCGCTGGTCGATCTCCCCTACGGCGGCGCGAAGGGCGGCGTGATCTGCGAGCCGAAGGAGCTCACCGACCAGGACCTCGAACGGCTCACGCGGCGGTACACCGAGGGGATCCGCCGGATGATCGGCCCCGAGACCGACGTGCCGGCCCCGGACATGAACACGAACCCGCAGACGATGGCGTGGATGATGGACACCTACTCGATGTACGAGGGCCACTCCATCCCGCAGGTCGTCACGGGGAAGCCGCTGGAGATCGGCGGGACGCCGGGTCGCGTGGAGGCGACCGGCCGCGGCGTCTCGCTCGTCACCGAGCGGCTCTTCGAGTACCTCGACCGCGACCTCTCCGACGCCTCCGTCGCGATCCAGGGGTTCGGCAACGTCGGGTCGAACGCGGCCCGGCTCCTCGACGAGTCCGGCGCCAACGTGGTCGCCACCTCCGACGTGTCGGGCGCGGCGTACGACCCGGACGGCCTCGACGTGGCGGCGCTCGGCGCGCACGTCGACGCCGGCGGGCTGATCGAGGAGTACGTCGCGGGCGAGTACCGCGGGAACGCGGACGGCTCCGGCTGGGACGACCCGGACGCGATCACCAACGCGGAGCTTCTGACCCTCGACGTCGACATCCTCATCCCGGCCGCCGTCGAGGGCGTGATCACCGCCGACAACGTCGACGACCTCCGCGCGTCGGCGGTCGTCGAGGCCGCGAACGGGCCGACGACGGTCGCCGCCGACGAGGCGCTCTCCGAGCGCGACATCCAGGTCGTGCCGGACATCCTCGCGAACGCGGGCGGCGTCATCGTCTCGTACCTGGAGTGGGTCCAGAACGCACAGGAGTTCTCCTGGCCGCTGGAGACGGTTAACGCCGAGCTGGAGCGCCGCATCGGTACGGCGTTCGACGAGACGATCGAGCAGTACGACACGAAGGACCTCCCCGACCTGCGGACCGCGGCGTACACGCTCGCGCTGGAGCGCACGGCGAGGGCCCACGAGTACCGCGGCCTGTTCCCGTAG
- the coxB gene encoding cytochrome c oxidase subunit II, translating into MIDPVILQQGGDWRAQAEVFDEIFFVFLALGTLVGTIVVSYTLWNVYKYRDDGNRSDEEFDAPVVGELPTGQGGPKAKKLFLSFGLSAIVVISLVVYAYGLLLYVEQGPDTGDEGDIEIMVEGYQYGWAYEYPNGHTERGELIVPADQRIDLNITSRDVWHNFGSSDLRIKSDAIPGDYSQVWFAVSSEDVEAQGGEATYRVQCFELCGAGHSAMKGQITVIPQDEWEEWYAGTGNSSASNGTSSASIEAPGAGFAAPGGVSA; encoded by the coding sequence ATGATAGATCCAGTTATCCTACAACAAGGGGGCGACTGGCGCGCACAGGCGGAGGTCTTCGACGAGATCTTCTTCGTCTTCCTCGCGCTCGGCACCCTCGTCGGCACCATCGTCGTGTCGTACACGCTGTGGAACGTGTACAAGTACCGCGACGACGGAAACCGATCGGACGAGGAGTTCGACGCACCGGTCGTCGGCGAGCTCCCGACGGGACAGGGCGGTCCGAAAGCGAAGAAGCTCTTCCTCTCGTTCGGGTTGAGCGCGATCGTCGTCATCAGCCTCGTCGTGTACGCGTACGGGCTGCTCCTCTACGTCGAGCAGGGACCGGACACCGGCGACGAGGGAGACATCGAGATCATGGTCGAGGGGTACCAGTACGGCTGGGCCTACGAGTACCCGAACGGGCACACCGAACGGGGTGAACTGATCGTGCCGGCCGATCAGCGGATCGACCTCAACATCACGTCGAGAGACGTCTGGCACAACTTCGGCTCATCGGACTTACGGATAAAGTCCGACGCCATCCCCGGAGACTACAGTCAGGTGTGGTTCGCTGTGAGCTCCGAGGACGTCGAGGCACAAGGCGGGGAGGCGACCTACCGCGTCCAGTGCTTCGAGCTGTGCGGTGCGGGTCACTCCGCGATGAAGGGACAGATCACGGTCATCCCGCAAGACGAGTGGGAAGAGTGGTACGCGGGTACCGGTAACAGCTCCGCGAGCAACGGCACGTCCAGCGCCAGCATCGAGGCGCCGGGAGCCGGGTTCGCCGCGCCCGGCGGGGTGAGCGCATGA
- a CDS encoding cation diffusion facilitator family transporter, protein MSSPFGSGDRARFQRAAAVNVAGNAVKIAVEGAVGLTFGSVALVADAAHSVADLVASAVVFVWGGSRYESADETHPHGHQRIEPLTALLVGATILVLGLLLLRESVLGLLGTHSPPRKSLLLVAALLFAMADMYLLYWYTELVNADLGSTALAALAVDCLNDIYTTIAALVGVFGVFLDVPILDPVAGALVSVLVVYQGVEIGRENVTYLVGAAPPPGDRERVVAALRDHPAVEGVHDLTVFYDGTDLEVEVHVEVDGEMTLREAHDVETDLVTSLRALEDVGDVHVHLDPSGLGEWKDAPEGPDVVE, encoded by the coding sequence ATGTCGAGCCCCTTCGGGAGCGGCGACCGCGCTCGGTTCCAGCGGGCGGCGGCGGTGAACGTCGCCGGCAACGCGGTGAAGATCGCCGTCGAGGGGGCTGTGGGGCTCACGTTCGGCAGCGTCGCGCTGGTGGCCGACGCCGCCCACTCCGTCGCCGACCTCGTCGCGAGCGCGGTCGTGTTCGTCTGGGGGGGCTCGCGGTACGAGAGCGCCGACGAGACGCACCCGCACGGCCACCAGCGGATCGAGCCGCTGACGGCGCTGCTCGTCGGCGCGACCATCCTCGTCCTCGGGCTCCTCCTGTTGCGCGAGTCGGTCCTCGGGCTGCTCGGGACGCACAGCCCGCCCCGGAAGAGCCTCCTCCTCGTCGCCGCGCTGCTGTTCGCGATGGCGGACATGTACCTGCTGTACTGGTACACGGAGCTGGTGAACGCCGACCTCGGCTCGACGGCGCTCGCCGCCCTCGCGGTCGACTGCCTCAACGATATCTACACCACGATCGCCGCGCTCGTCGGCGTGTTCGGCGTGTTCCTCGACGTCCCGATCCTCGACCCGGTCGCGGGCGCGCTCGTCAGCGTCCTCGTCGTCTACCAGGGGGTCGAGATCGGCCGCGAGAACGTCACCTACCTCGTGGGCGCCGCGCCGCCGCCGGGCGACCGCGAGCGCGTCGTCGCCGCGCTCCGCGATCACCCCGCGGTCGAGGGGGTCCACGACCTCACCGTGTTCTACGACGGGACCGACCTGGAGGTCGAGGTCCACGTCGAGGTCGACGGCGAGATGACGCTCCGAGAGGCCCACGACGTGGAGACGGACCTCGTCACGAGCCTGCGCGCGCTGGAGGACGTCGGCGACGTCCATGTCCACCTCGACCCCTCGGGGCTGGGCGAGTGGAAGGACGCGCCGGAGGGGCCGGACGTCGTGGAGTGA
- a CDS encoding TetR/AcrR family transcriptional regulator: protein MNDPFAEPSDTRQAILGAAFRALCEHGYANVTIQRIGDEFDKSPSLVYHHYDGKDDLLIDLLGFLLDEFEASVADGAVADPSGADAAAAEEDAPEMAPEEAFERSAREQLDGYLTAAVDPASLDDAYAPDERFVTVMTELRSQAASDEAYRDHFDRSDRVFGEYLERLVREAAAEVAGGGAGVADDDASDASPDAVTASEVAATLQTFATGGMFRWATTNDEAWIAGSRAGIDRYLEAMLPLVETSASGE from the coding sequence ATGAACGACCCGTTCGCGGAGCCGTCGGACACTCGACAGGCGATCCTCGGCGCGGCGTTCCGCGCGCTCTGTGAACACGGGTACGCGAACGTCACGATCCAGCGGATCGGCGACGAGTTCGACAAGAGCCCCTCGCTCGTCTACCACCACTACGACGGGAAAGACGACCTGCTGATCGACCTCCTCGGCTTCCTGCTCGACGAGTTCGAGGCGTCCGTCGCGGACGGGGCCGTCGCGGACCCGTCGGGAGCGGATGCGGCTGCCGCGGAGGAGGACGCGCCGGAGATGGCCCCCGAGGAGGCCTTCGAGCGCTCTGCGCGGGAGCAGCTCGACGGCTACCTCACGGCCGCCGTCGACCCCGCGTCGCTCGACGACGCGTACGCGCCCGACGAGCGGTTCGTCACGGTGATGACCGAACTCCGCTCGCAGGCCGCGAGCGACGAGGCGTACCGCGACCACTTCGACCGCAGCGACCGCGTATTCGGAGAGTACCTCGAACGGCTCGTGCGCGAGGCGGCGGCCGAGGTCGCCGGCGGCGGCGCCGGAGTGGCGGACGACGACGCGTCCGATGCCTCGCCCGACGCCGTCACCGCGTCGGAGGTGGCCGCGACGCTCCAGACGTTCGCGACCGGCGGGATGTTCCGCTGGGCGACGACGAACGACGAGGCGTGGATCGCGGGCTCCCGCGCCGGGATCGACCGGTACTTGGAGGCGATGCTCCCGCTCGTCGAAACCAGCGCTTCGGGCGAGTAG